Proteins from a single region of Mucilaginibacter daejeonensis:
- a CDS encoding NUDIX hydrolase, whose product MNVIDLFEKGSELAYRSCIPHVSVDCVVFGFHESSLKVLLLKMKGFNKWGLPGGYVKKEEDLDHAAYRILKARTGASVIFLDQFKVFGKMGRSEADMSHLPEHVWQRQRFVSVGYYALVNYGEITPVTDRISERCEWMDIDALPDMMMDHHEILENALRTLRRNINYTPIGLNLLPREFTMPQLQRLYEIILGKPLHRGNFQRKIHSFNILVKHNTTPSKQAHRPPILYSFDTERYNEALQNGLKQEW is encoded by the coding sequence ATGAACGTGATCGACCTGTTCGAAAAAGGAAGCGAATTAGCTTACCGCTCATGCATCCCGCATGTGTCGGTCGATTGCGTGGTGTTCGGTTTCCACGAGTCATCACTAAAAGTGTTACTGCTGAAGATGAAGGGCTTTAACAAGTGGGGCCTGCCCGGCGGTTACGTCAAAAAAGAAGAGGACCTTGACCATGCTGCTTACCGCATCCTGAAAGCACGCACCGGCGCCTCGGTCATCTTCCTCGATCAGTTCAAGGTGTTCGGCAAGATGGGGCGATCAGAGGCCGATATGTCGCACCTGCCCGAGCATGTTTGGCAGCGGCAGCGCTTTGTTTCGGTAGGCTACTATGCATTGGTGAACTACGGCGAGATCACACCTGTGACCGACCGCATATCTGAACGCTGTGAATGGATGGACATAGACGCGTTGCCCGATATGATGATGGACCATCATGAGATATTGGAGAACGCGCTCCGTACCCTTCGCCGCAACATCAACTACACCCCTATCGGCCTTAACTTGCTGCCGCGTGAATTCACCATGCCGCAGTTACAGCGTTTGTACGAGATCATTTTGGGCAAACCCCTGCATCGCGGTAACTTTCAGCGCAAGATCCATAGCTTCAACATCCTGGTGAAGCATAACACTACCCCGAGCAAACAGGCGCATCGCCCGCCTATACTATATAGTTTCGACACCGAACGTTACAATGAGGCCCTCCAAAATGGCCTTAAACAGGAGTGGTGA